Within Salarias fasciatus chromosome 15, fSalaFa1.1, whole genome shotgun sequence, the genomic segment GTCCAGCCGTCCAGCGGGAGCAGAACCTCGCCCAGGAACGTTTTCCTTCTCAGTTTGCCTAAATGCCACACGGAGGCCTGCAGCCTCTTCCcaaccagcagatggcgctcGATGTCGAACTGGGGAGAGAATACGAAGTTTCAATTTAATCTGAGCAGATCAGATCAAGGATGAATCTCCAGCAGCCAAAATAGAAGATATTCCTTTGAATTACCTTTAAAACTTCGTTATAAACCGGATCTGTTGTGTTCCTCTTCACTGATGTCTTCAGTTTGGGGCTTTTATCCGGCAGCACGTGGAGTTTGACAAACCTATAGGTGAAATGAACAAAGAACGGTTGAGTTATTGATGTGTGATCACGGAAGAAAGACGGAACACTTTGAACTACAGCAGCGGTCCTCACGggtgacacttcttcttcttgctgtcCCCGTACGTCAGGTTCCTGCAGGCGCCCACCGTGatctccagacaggaagtgtggGTGCTGTAGGCCAgagccagctccagctccccgcTGACGGCGACGCTCTCGAACAGGCCGCACTCTGTGCCGATGCTGCTGTTGCTCccctgagcaaaaaaaaaaaacagatcattaTAGACTCATCTGGATCCTCTTCATTCAGTCTTAGTACAGCTTTCTGTCAAAGAAGGACGTCTGCAATCTGATTGATTTCACACAGGATGTTCTTATCTTCACACTCACTCTCTTTCCACCAGAGTAGTCAGAACCGAAGAAGGTGTCTTCTTCTGCCCCGGTGGACGAGCCCTCCTGATcgctgtctttgtttttcttgaacagGTTTGGAAGACTCGGGACTTTAAAGAGCTGCGTGGAAATACAAAGAAGGCTGACTTTACTCTACTGCACTCTCAGTAGCACAAAACGTGGAGGAGTTGTTGTAATTCCACCCTCTAACCAGCAGAGGCCGTTAAAAAGTACTTAATTAAGCTTTAGCTtttctgcacacatgcacacatagttcagtcaaaggtcaaaggctgcctcattgaaacaaaaaaaaaagaagcactaTTAATGAAAAGTGCAAAGCATGCGAGAGTAATTCCTCCAGTGACTTTAAAATGAGCAACCGTCACTCCTCGAAGTCATTTCAACACTTAGAAACACTCGTCGGAGGTGagacatttcaaaacacatcCTGACGTTTCACTCCCGGTTTCGCAGCAGCGGTCGACTCACATGAATGGCTTTGCTGATGTCGCTTTCCGACAGACTCTTCTGGGTCTTGAAGCAAGAGCCCCGGCGGCTGCTGTCAACCTTCAGCTGGTCGGTCCTCACGTCGCTCTGAGAGGTGGAAATCTCTGCGAGGACAAGTGTCAAGAGTCAAGAGGACGAGTCTGGACACGTTTGGGAACAACTTGGGGATCGAGGACACTTGGTGACGGAGCGAGGCGGGAATCAAACCAGCAAGCCAACCGGCCGACCCACAGTCATCCCATGACCTCCGGGACGGAGCTGAAGCGTTGTCCGTACGGGACTTTCCACTATGAGCGAAATGCTTTTGCAGTTTTAATGAGGTCAGAGAGGATTCTGCACCTCTTCCTTTGTGGTTTTCACTGAGCCTATAAGCAGGTCATGATATGATCTCCAGGATGTGATGCTGATGCAGAATTCTGTGCTCAACATTTCTCAATACTAAAATATTCACCTCatgagaaacaggaagttaGAGTTGTATGGAATTTTTTTAGAGATATCTGAAGggttaaaactgaaaaagcaaaaatttatatattttatgaaATGTGATGAATGAAAATTGAAAGTGTTAAAACCTGAAGAgtgaaagtaaaaatgaaacacCGCCAGTGAGTATTTGCACCCGACACACACATCTGCGAggtgtgtgtagatgtgtgaaGTGCTGCTGCATGTCGTGCAGTTATGAAGTAATCCCTGGTGTTGTAAGTACAGGGTGAATTACTCACTTTTTATGTGACTTGTGAAGGAAGCCATCAGATCCTCCACTGAACTGGTGAAAGGCCTGGAGTTTTTAGAATCCTACAAATCAAAACAGTAAATCACAACCAATTCGTGTTTTGTAATTCTACAGTAATGCTGGAAATATAGAAGTACTTTACCCCAGATCTGCTCAGAAACTGATAATCCAAGTATGGTGGAGGAGTTGGAGGCACGATAGATATATgactgaaaaatacaaataaatacatacttATTAAAGTTAGCATTAATGAAACTGAGCTGGAAAACTTCAGATCAGCACCAGGAGGTCAGTCTCACCTCAGCACGCCGTAAGTCTTTAACAGCTTCTCTCCGACCGTCTCGTATTTATCTGTGAAAATCGCAGATATTGAGCAACGTTACAGAAGTAGGAGAGTTTATGAGAGCACTCATAGAGGAACTTGGACATTAAAACACTTCAGTGTTAATTGTATGGTCTGATTTTCACGTTTTTAAATTCTGATAAATGTGAAGAAATTCaggatttaattaaaaatactaGACAACAAAACTGCTTTGTTATATTCAGGAAAATAATGTTAAACTGAAATTCCACATTGCACAAAGACATTAACTGTTTTTGTTATCTATTGTGATAAAAGTTGATGATATAATggaaacatcaataaataatgGCCATGATTTTAGGAGGAAAATCAACAGAGTGTGATGGAAACAAACCTCCAGTGGCTGGAAATTTCTTTGCCTTTTCCAATAGAAACCACTCTCCTGACCGGACCTTCACATCCCTGCgagaacagaaaataaacaaaacaaaacagtgagcaggtggaaaataaaatatctcAGCAAACTGCACTGATGCTGTTGAGCTACTAAAGAATTCAGAGACGATGCTGCCGCcgctgaaaacatttcatagGTCTGAGGTTAGAGGGAAGAACATTCTGGTCGTTTTGGGGTTTTTGCTCCACCTCCAGGCTGCTTTGACTTGTTACCACGTCGCAGTGGTGAAACATAATGCACCATTAATAATTCAACTGTCgatgagatttttttgtttgaacttTGCTTGAAATGGAACTTTGTATTAGGTTTGCAGTTTGTACAAACTTGTAGGTGAAACTCAGTTTGGGAAACTTTGACGTGATCCTTGACTCAGTCAATCAATTCTGGATGTTTGAATTTGACCAATATTTGTGTGAATCTGCTCTTTCCCCGTGGAGGCGTTCTGCTTTAAACTGAAATTGGGTGAAGACTGAAGAGTCAGTGGCAGTGAAGCCACAGAGAGTCTTTCAGTGCAGTGATTTGTCAGCCACAGAGTCACATGGTCGGTcggctctttctctttctctttctctacCTGTAGGCGTGGCACACCGTGCACTTCCAGTCCGTCGCTCCCACGCGGCACTTGGTGCAGATGCGGTGGCTGCAGCCGCGGCAGATCGAACCCGAGTTCCAGAACTTTCCCAGAGGCCTCTGGCAGCGGGCGCAGGTCCGCTCGCCGTACTGTCGGGTGAAACTCTTGGCCCCCCTCCtccggagctcctgcagctcatATTTCATCCTTCTGAAGGGAGATGGAGGACGAAAAAGACTTGAATTAAAGTCATCAATAGCCTGAGTGAATAGGCAATATCTATAACTAGTAGAGCATTAAGATGAGACGAGACTAAACAAGACAAGACTGTTCATCCCAGGATAGAGAGGCTCAGTCATCATATCAGCTCCACATTGAACAGACATGTGAAAATAAGAGTATTCAAGAATAATAATTATTAATGAAGACAATGACAACAATCTGCAAGAATGGACTCACTTAACAAAACCCAACGATTCAACAAGAAAAACCATTGCAACACAAACTACTCAGAATCCTTAAATCTACATGAAGGATTCTTTACATTTAGCTTTGAGTTAAAGTTAAAGACACAACTTTATCAATCGATTGCATCTAATCTCAGTTCACTGGAATATTAAAGCTACTGTCGTGTAGGTGAGATGAGGAGACTGACATCTCTCTCATCTGTCAAATGATCAAAACAATCAAGAGATTTGAAAACACCCCAGCTGTGACGGTGGGATGAAACTGTTGTTTGCAtgagaaagcagagaaactgttgctctctgtgtggtttttctGTCATCTCCAGCTGAGCCTCAGCGAGGAGCAGCGACCGTCTGAAACCACTGACCTGATCCTGTCCTCCTCGATGATCCGCAGCTGCTTGTCCCTCCGAAGCACCTCCaggactttctctctctccaggaacTGAAGCAAACTTAAATCCATCGCTGGCAGTAGGTCTGATGATGTGTCGCCTGCgacgctctcctcctctctgtccgtcCTCCCATCTGCACGCCTGTCTTCTGCTCtgcctgtctcctcctcctctgctcttcagccctccccctcctctggaCTCAGCCTCAGACCTGCTCTTCAGTTCTCGGGGGCTGCCAGATGACAGGAGGAGATAGTAAAGGTTATTCTGTGTGCACTCCTCCTtcctgactgaacacacactctctcacacacaccagatgcAGCTCATGCTTCTGCAGATCATGTCAGGGGAAACAGGCTTGTCTACTGCCTCGTCTCTTCTTCCTGTGCCAAAACTGCAAGAGTGCAACCTGGTGACGCAGGTCGTCAGGAACCCTTGCAGCACAGGATCTGACGACACGTTTCAGACGGCGCTGAATTTCCCCCCTGTCCTCAGGATCCCCTCCTGCGTCTGCCGTTCAGCCCCTCTCTGCTCcctcagcaggaggagcagcgacGCTTCACTGATGCCGGCgctgcaaaacaaaccaaatgcCAACCGTTGCATTATTGATGGCTGACGGGCGTCccagtctctttctctctttgctcCTATGATGGGCAGCAGACGTAATAAAAGGACGTGTGAGAAATCTGCTCATGCAGGGTCTTGTTGGTAGAACAGTGGTTTTTAAGTGTGGCGTGGAGCTGCAGAAGGTTTCGGAGGGAATCTGGAGGTCATGGAGCTTTTCCAAGCATTTCCTTTATGGAGAGCGCTGGGGGGATATGGGTAATAGAATACTAatgattatttcttttaaaaaacattttaagtcGAGACAAAAAGAACATGTAGAGTGACTTCATTAGATGAAAACTAaactatttcaaaataaagcttgaGGAAAGGCACTTTGGAGACGAGGGGAAGGAGCACAAGTCTACGAGTTTATGCCAAACACCTTTCTGGACTGTGTGAGGAAATTGAAGGAAAGGGAATTAGATTGAGTGagaatttaaaaatgttaaagatATTTATGCATgccaaataaaaaagaaaaaaaaaagggggcttcaggtcaaatgcaaagaaaatgtttaaacacACAACTTGCTGTGCTCTATACATGACCATGGCCAGTGATAGTGTATATGAGCAGAGATATGATCAAATTATTGATCCACAACTGGTGGGATGTCCATGTACACGGCGAGATGGTTACCTTATGCTAACTTTCACCTGTTATGTCTCATTCTCATCCAgtcaactggaaaaaaaaaacagaaaaataccaaccaaccaaccacccaatcATCCAAACTGTCCAAAAATCACTATAATGTTCCCACAATGAGAATCCCATGCTCC encodes:
- the sytl3 gene encoding synaptotagmin-like protein 3 → MDLSLLQFLEREKVLEVLRRDKQLRIIEEDRIRRMKYELQELRRRGAKSFTRQYGERTCARCQRPLGKFWNSGSICRGCSHRICTKCRVGATDWKCTVCHAYRDVKVRSGEWFLLEKAKKFPATGDKYETVGEKLLKTYGVLSHISIVPPTPPPYLDYQFLSRSGDSKNSRPFTSSVEDLMASFTSHIKKISTSQSDVRTDQLKVDSSRRGSCFKTQKSLSESDISKAIHLFKVPSLPNLFKKNKDSDQEGSSTGAEEDTFFGSDYSGGKRGSNSSIGTECGLFESVAVSGELELALAYSTHTSCLEITVGACRNLTYGDSKKKKCHPFVKLHVLPDKSPKLKTSVKRNTTDPVYNEVLKFDIERHLLVGKRLQASVWHLGKLRRKTFLGEVLLPLDGWTVDDKFSQGFNWYPLCPKVESLEGLIVD